TGGCCCTCGCCGACGGCTATGTGCCGCGTCGCGTGATCGCACGCCTCGACGACGGGCGCTCGATCGAAGCGCTGACCTTCGTCGCCGATCTCGAGCATGCGGCCTACGCGGGCGGGCTCCCGGTCGAGGAAGCGGCCCGGCGCATCGCGACAGCGACCGGGCAGCGCGGCACGAATCGGGACTATTTCGAGCGGACCTTGGCGCAACTCGTCCGGCTCGGCATCGAGGACCTGGGCCTCGCACGCCTCGGCCAAGCCATCGTCGCCCTGGCCTAGCATCGATTCGGGGTGGCGCCTGGGCCGCCGCCGGCAAATCCGCTGTTGACTGCCGCCGCCGTCCGCGCAATCTGCGCGGCGCTCCCAACGGGCGGAGCAAGACAGGGTTAGGACACCAGGGGATGACGGAAGAGAAGCAGAGCAGCGGCAGCCAGGCCACAGCGGCCCGGCCGATGTTCTTCAACCGGTTGATGACGCTCGACCGCGAGCTTCACGCCAACATGAAGCTCAACACCAATGCCGGCTTCGGCTTCGCCGCGCACACCCACCTGATCCCGATCACCATCGCCGAGTTCCGTTTCGTCGCGCGCCAGTACCCGATCATCTTCAGCGCCGGCGAGATCCCGATGCCGTTCGCCGTCGTGGGGCTGCGCGAGAATACGAACCTGATGGTCAATGAGAGCAATCAGTGGCGCAACCGCACCTACATCCCCGGCGCCGTGCACACCTATCCGTTCATTCTGCTGCCGATCGCCAAGGATTCGAACGAGGTTTCCGTCGTGATCGATCCGGACGCGGCGAGCCTCGGCGAGATCGGCGAAGCATTGTTCAAGGACGGCACGCCGACGCCGATCCTGTCGCGGATCATCGAGCTCACCAACCATTTCCGTGCGGGCATGATGAAGACGATCGAGTTCGGCAAGATGATCGCGGCCGCCGAGCTCTTGGTGCCGCGCGGCGTCGAACTCCTGCTGCAGGACGGCAGCAAGTTCCGCATCGACAATTTCCTCACGCTCGACGGGGCGAAGATCGACGGGATCGCCAACAACATCTTCCTGCGCTGGCGCAAGGACGGCTGGCTGCTGCCGCTGTTCCAGTGCCTGCAGTCGCTGGATTCCTGGTCCATGCTCGCCGACCTGGAGAGCGATCGCCGCGCCGCGGCCGCCAACGCTTGATGACGAAGGGCGGGCCCCTGAGCCCGCCC
This Aliidongia dinghuensis DNA region includes the following protein-coding sequences:
- a CDS encoding SapC family protein, whose product is MTEEKQSSGSQATAARPMFFNRLMTLDRELHANMKLNTNAGFGFAAHTHLIPITIAEFRFVARQYPIIFSAGEIPMPFAVVGLRENTNLMVNESNQWRNRTYIPGAVHTYPFILLPIAKDSNEVSVVIDPDAASLGEIGEALFKDGTPTPILSRIIELTNHFRAGMMKTIEFGKMIAAAELLVPRGVELLLQDGSKFRIDNFLTLDGAKIDGIANNIFLRWRKDGWLLPLFQCLQSLDSWSMLADLESDRRAAAANA